One window of the Candidatus Jettenia sp. genome contains the following:
- a CDS encoding YbhB/YbcL family Raf kinase inhibitor-like protein, with amino-acid sequence MKIEIKSPAFEEGGMIPQKYTCDGEDISPPLSWNSVPNGTKSLALICDDPDAPMGTWVHWVLFNLPANIQGLPENRPHQKTFENGAKQGITDFKKIGYGGPCPPSGTHRYYFKLYALDTEINLDAGITKQQLLKAMEGHIIAEGQLMGKYKRQ; translated from the coding sequence ATGAAAATTGAAATAAAAAGTCCAGCCTTCGAGGAAGGAGGCATGATACCGCAAAAGTATACCTGTGACGGAGAGGATATCTCACCTCCCTTATCATGGAATTCTGTTCCCAACGGGACAAAGAGCCTTGCTCTTATCTGTGATGATCCAGATGCACCCATGGGAACATGGGTTCACTGGGTACTCTTTAATCTGCCGGCGAATATTCAAGGGCTACCAGAAAACAGGCCGCACCAAAAGACCTTTGAAAATGGTGCTAAACAAGGAATAACCGATTTCAAGAAAATTGGTTATGGCGGGCCCTGTCCACCCAGTGGTACACACAGATACTATTTCAAGCTCTATGCCCTGGATACAGAAATTAATCTCGACGCTGGTATTACGAAACAACAATTACTGAAGGCAATGGAAGGGCACATCATAGCCGAGGGCCAGTTGATGGGAAAATATAAAAGGCAATAA
- a CDS encoding GAF domain-containing protein yields MDDLRKRIIELETELFNLRAEVERALEQNFELEHTKSAILTMMEELQDSRTVIERAKSELENTFDSLPNPIFIHDEKSKIMRANTAYIEIAGMPFDQIIGKPYYEIFPKTKASCEMCLKILETKEKVKAEEISVPSLGKVFKDTSYPIKDKHDRYLYSIHVLEDITGYKKEVEKTINQEKEITRSLLMIAEATTCATDIEKFMERVVQCAQKIMGSTLCLSYLWDSDTRIFRPSQSVGLSQHMVPSFRTETLDDTIDFIKRIREEKRPIIMYDSGFYQWIKDIQVMAVIPMIGRTSYLGLIIVIYKAPRLITERDEKIMEGISHQVSIALGEVKHYKESIRKTMELSYAMETIQVLHKIDKSIRSSVELQEILETATHMISKIISCERVTIILVDKEMNRLRYAAGFGIPFLSKETGISFSDTDITEVIKTGVHQYVADITKIERPRPFEIKLIEEGFRSHIRVPLVVSGDVVGVLSIGAKRPAAFTPADLSTVENIATRMAVAIKNAKLFFDMEELFRLMIKSLFSMIHSGSGWFAEHANRVARYALDIGKGMGLSEKELRDLELSGFLHDIGSIGTSEALLDKPGKLTDEELITIRQHPLKGEKILEPIKHLKEAVQAVKYHHEFYNGTGYPEGLKGEAIPLFARILSVADAVDAMGMDRPYRKRRSADDIVTELKRCSRIQFDPKVVDTFLKMYPGESYYG; encoded by the coding sequence ATGGATGATCTTAGGAAACGTATTATTGAATTAGAAACTGAACTCTTTAACCTCAGGGCTGAGGTTGAGAGAGCTCTAGAGCAAAATTTTGAGCTCGAGCATACAAAAAGTGCAATTCTTACTATGATGGAAGAATTACAGGATTCCCGAACAGTTATAGAAAGAGCAAAGAGTGAATTAGAGAATACCTTTGATTCCCTCCCAAATCCTATTTTTATCCACGATGAAAAATCAAAGATTATGAGAGCAAATACCGCATATATTGAAATAGCGGGAATGCCCTTTGATCAGATTATTGGCAAACCTTACTACGAGATCTTTCCAAAAACAAAAGCTTCTTGTGAAATGTGTCTGAAGATACTGGAAACGAAAGAAAAGGTAAAAGCAGAAGAAATCTCTGTCCCGTCTTTGGGAAAGGTATTTAAGGATACATCCTATCCAATAAAAGATAAACATGATAGGTATCTTTACTCTATTCATGTATTGGAAGATATTACCGGTTATAAAAAGGAAGTTGAGAAGACAATAAACCAGGAGAAAGAAATAACGCGCAGTCTCCTGATGATTGCCGAAGCTACTACCTGTGCAACAGATATCGAAAAATTTATGGAGCGGGTTGTTCAGTGTGCCCAGAAGATTATGGGAAGTACTCTATGCCTTTCCTATCTCTGGGATAGTGATACCAGGATATTTAGACCCAGTCAATCAGTCGGTCTCTCTCAACACATGGTTCCTTCATTCAGAACGGAGACATTGGATGATACGATAGACTTCATCAAGAGGATACGGGAGGAGAAGAGACCAATAATCATGTATGATTCTGGATTTTATCAATGGATTAAGGATATACAGGTGATGGCTGTTATACCGATGATAGGCAGAACAAGCTATCTTGGGCTTATTATTGTCATCTATAAGGCCCCCCGTCTGATTACTGAAAGAGATGAGAAAATTATGGAGGGCATTTCCCATCAGGTCTCTATCGCTCTTGGAGAGGTGAAACATTACAAAGAGTCTATTCGTAAAACAATGGAACTTTCCTATGCCATGGAAACTATCCAGGTACTCCATAAGATTGATAAGAGCATCCGTTCCTCGGTAGAACTCCAGGAAATACTGGAAACTGCCACGCATATGATTTCAAAAATTATTTCATGCGAAAGGGTTACCATTATCCTTGTTGATAAAGAGATGAATAGATTAAGATATGCGGCCGGGTTTGGAATACCTTTTCTTTCAAAAGAGACAGGTATTTCATTCAGTGATACAGATATTACAGAGGTTATTAAAACAGGGGTACATCAGTACGTTGCTGACATAACAAAGATTGAGAGACCACGCCCCTTTGAAATAAAACTTATTGAAGAGGGGTTTCGATCCCATATAAGAGTTCCTCTGGTTGTGAGTGGTGATGTTGTCGGTGTATTAAGTATTGGTGCTAAGAGGCCGGCTGCCTTTACCCCTGCTGACTTATCTACTGTTGAGAACATAGCTACCCGGATGGCTGTAGCCATAAAGAATGCAAAATTATTTTTTGATATGGAAGAGTTATTCCGCTTAATGATCAAATCTCTCTTCTCGATGATACATTCCGGATCTGGCTGGTTTGCTGAACATGCAAATCGGGTTGCAAGGTATGCTCTTGATATAGGGAAGGGAATGGGCCTTTCTGAAAAAGAGCTAAGGGATCTGGAGTTAAGCGGATTTCTCCATGATATAGGCAGTATAGGAACCTCCGAAGCTCTCCTGGATAAGCCAGGCAAACTCACTGATGAAGAATTAATAACAATAAGGCAGCACCCATTAAAGGGTGAAAAGATTTTAGAACCAATAAAGCACTTAAAAGAAGCTGTCCAGGCGGTAAAATACCACCATGAGTTTTATAATGGCACTGGTTATCCTGAAGGTCTCAAGGGTGAAGCAATTCCGTTGTTTGCAAGAATTTTATCCGTTGCAGATGCCGTAGATGCAATGGGTATGGATAGACCGTACCGGAAGAGAAGATCTGCAGATGATATTGTTACTGAGTTGAAAAGATGCTCAAGAATACAGTTTGATCCAAAAGTAGTAGATACCTTTCTCAAGATGTATCCAGGCGAAAGTTACTATGGGTAA
- a CDS encoding GAF domain-containing protein: MGKNFTKGITFQCMLALIFIVIFGVASYVIFSRGIAHTRANAAQINTGSSLRMLSQHAAIYSLRLINSQNKSERKKCRQELLTIAKHIENSHHRLIHGNPDMNFSGKLSPHLQLLYFHPPILLDKQIRDYIVEINALAYDTDSRLIRNNPHFRYILTASTSKLLESLNTVIKEYEKESEAGSAYLHRVGIGVLCFILFTLCMGVLFVFRPVIFCFRRVKNGKGVMNNLAGIQEDSTGQKRTEALLSEANQKLHAIVHTSPLAIISMDTDRNIRSWNTTAERIFGWTEQEVLGFPFPGIFSEACEDLRMLQDRVLQGGLFTSTEVCGIRRDGLPIDMSISMSPLYDGAGNINGVMSLIDDITERKRVVQRFNVRIEVARALAESATPHEAFSKAIQAICEGFTWDLGGIWIVDQQDTVLRCLDIWHLPSVEVRKFEIAARETTFSPGVDLLGHVWVSGKSVWISDITKDAYFLRSGITGEEMFQGACCFPLKNKNEVLGVMALFSCETKQCDNDLWCMMADIGNQIGIGIERKQAEESIKEEARVNSALLHVAKVIGTILNPDEVLRKIVEIVPRVSDIDRCGILLWDEKQNAFLPAQVWGIEKSLMLDFYQLKFQPGIPLIDLLLNGEIVVVDNAMENAILPKDLAKTFGSKSMIVIPIVSRDKVIGVIGVDRVGTSRPFKEREKVFLQGISHQLAIAIDNARLYREVVDRSIELSQKVETIKIMHEIERSILSALESDEILETSTRMVSKLIPSDRVTIAMIDKEMNAFVYKAGFGIKLTKGSSIPFEDTSATDIIKTRRPTFISDMAIKEKLLPLEEALLYEGYRSQIRVPLIVKDEIIGLLSVGSKRVAAFTPEHLSIIERIADQIAVALENARLVLDLKEMLFGAVKTLSVAIDAKSPWTAGHSERVTKYAVAIGRELGLFENMLKNLELAGLLHDIGKIGTYEIILDKPGGLTDEELKIMREHPSKGVEILVPIKHLREIIPVVKHHHESYDGTGYPEGLKGEKIPFLSRILTVADAIDAMGEDRPYRNKKPRDDIVKELKRCSGKQFDPKVIDAFLKVVQKVE, translated from the coding sequence ATGGGTAAGAATTTTACTAAAGGTATAACCTTTCAATGTATGCTTGCTCTTATTTTCATAGTAATTTTCGGTGTAGCCTCATACGTTATTTTCTCCAGGGGTATAGCGCACACAAGGGCTAATGCTGCACAGATTAACACCGGCAGCAGTTTACGTATGCTGTCTCAACATGCAGCAATATACTCCTTGCGTTTAATTAATAGCCAGAATAAGAGTGAGAGAAAGAAGTGTCGTCAGGAGTTACTGACCATCGCGAAACATATTGAAAATTCTCACCATAGGTTAATTCATGGTAACCCAGATATGAATTTCTCTGGTAAGCTTTCACCTCACCTGCAGCTTCTATACTTTCATCCTCCCATACTCCTCGATAAACAGATACGTGACTACATTGTTGAAATTAATGCATTGGCATATGACACAGATAGCAGGCTTATTCGGAATAATCCTCATTTCCGCTATATCCTTACGGCATCTACATCCAAACTTCTTGAATCTCTCAATACGGTAATAAAAGAATATGAGAAAGAGAGTGAAGCGGGCAGTGCTTACTTGCATAGAGTAGGAATAGGGGTGTTGTGTTTTATCCTCTTTACCTTGTGTATGGGAGTGTTGTTCGTTTTTCGGCCTGTTATTTTCTGCTTCCGACGTGTTAAAAACGGAAAAGGGGTTATGAACAATCTTGCGGGAATTCAGGAAGATAGTACCGGACAAAAGCGAACGGAAGCATTATTAAGCGAAGCCAATCAAAAACTCCATGCGATTGTTCATACTTCGCCATTGGCTATCATATCCATGGATACTGATAGAAATATCAGAAGTTGGAATACGACTGCTGAGCGGATTTTTGGCTGGACTGAGCAAGAAGTGCTCGGTTTTCCTTTCCCTGGTATTTTCAGTGAAGCGTGCGAAGACTTACGTATGTTGCAGGACCGTGTGCTCCAGGGTGGTTTATTTACGAGTACAGAGGTATGCGGAATAAGGCGGGATGGTTTACCTATTGACATGAGTATCTCGATGTCACCATTATATGATGGCGCTGGTAATATCAACGGCGTTATGAGTTTAATTGATGATATTACTGAACGTAAGAGGGTCGTACAACGTTTCAATGTCCGGATTGAAGTGGCACGGGCATTGGCAGAATCTGCTACACCTCATGAGGCTTTTTCGAAAGCTATCCAGGCTATTTGCGAAGGTTTTACATGGGACCTGGGTGGAATTTGGATAGTGGACCAGCAAGATACCGTTTTGCGTTGTTTGGATATCTGGCATTTGCCATCGGTGGAAGTGCGAAAATTTGAGATAGCTGCACGAGAAACTACCTTCTCCCCTGGTGTTGATTTATTGGGACATGTCTGGGTAAGCGGGAAGTCTGTCTGGATTTCCGATATTACTAAGGATGCTTATTTCCTTAGATCAGGAATTACGGGCGAAGAGATGTTTCAGGGAGCATGTTGTTTTCCTCTTAAGAATAAGAATGAAGTCCTTGGTGTTATGGCGCTCTTTAGTTGCGAAACGAAACAATGTGATAATGACTTATGGTGTATGATGGCTGATATTGGTAATCAAATTGGTATAGGTATTGAGCGAAAACAGGCTGAGGAAAGTATAAAAGAGGAGGCGCGGGTGAACAGTGCGCTTCTGCATGTAGCAAAGGTGATTGGTACGATTCTTAATCCGGATGAGGTACTAAGAAAAATTGTGGAGATTGTTCCCAGGGTTTCGGACATCGATAGGTGTGGTATCCTCCTCTGGGATGAAAAACAGAATGCCTTTTTGCCAGCCCAGGTCTGGGGAATTGAGAAATCGCTGATGCTGGATTTCTATCAACTGAAATTTCAACCTGGGATACCACTGATAGACTTGCTCCTCAATGGTGAAATAGTGGTAGTTGATAACGCTATGGAAAACGCTATTCTTCCAAAGGATTTAGCAAAGACATTTGGTTCGAAGTCTATGATAGTTATCCCTATTGTAAGCAGAGATAAGGTTATTGGTGTTATAGGTGTTGATAGGGTAGGTACTTCAAGACCATTTAAGGAACGAGAAAAAGTATTCCTCCAGGGAATTTCCCATCAGTTAGCTATTGCTATAGACAATGCAAGGCTTTACCGGGAAGTAGTAGATAGATCTATAGAATTAAGCCAAAAGGTAGAAACTATCAAGATCATGCATGAGATCGAGAGAAGCATCTTGTCAGCCCTGGAAAGTGATGAGATTTTAGAGACATCGACACGGATGGTATCCAAGCTTATTCCTTCTGATAGGGTCACCATTGCGATGATTGATAAGGAAATGAATGCGTTTGTCTATAAGGCAGGATTTGGAATAAAACTGACGAAAGGTAGCAGTATTCCTTTCGAGGATACCTCGGCTACAGATATTATAAAAACGAGAAGGCCTACATTTATATCAGATATGGCGATAAAAGAAAAGCTGTTACCGTTGGAAGAAGCGCTTCTGTATGAAGGGTATCGTTCACAAATAAGAGTTCCATTAATTGTTAAGGATGAGATAATAGGCTTGCTTAGCGTGGGAAGTAAACGGGTCGCTGCCTTTACCCCAGAACATCTTTCTATCATAGAAAGGATAGCAGATCAAATAGCTGTGGCGTTAGAGAATGCACGGCTTGTATTAGATTTGAAAGAGATGCTTTTTGGGGCAGTAAAAACACTCTCGGTAGCTATAGATGCTAAATCTCCCTGGACTGCAGGTCATTCCGAACGTGTTACAAAATATGCTGTTGCTATAGGAAGGGAATTAGGTCTATTTGAAAATATGCTAAAAAATCTGGAGTTGGCAGGTCTTCTCCATGATATTGGTAAGATAGGAACCTACGAGATAATTCTCGATAAGCCAGGCGGGCTTACTGATGAAGAGTTAAAGATCATGCGGGAACATCCATCAAAGGGTGTAGAGATTTTAGTGCCGATAAAACACTTAAGAGAAATTATTCCCGTAGTAAAGCACCATCACGAGTCTTACGATGGTACTGGTTATCCTGAAGGTCTTAAGGGTGAGAAAATTCCATTCCTTTCAAGGATATTAACCGTTGCAGATGCAATAGATGCAATGGGAGAGGACAGGCCTTATCGGAATAAAAAACCGAGAGATGATATCGTTAAGGAATTGAAAAGATGTTCAGGGAAACAATTTGATCCAAAGGTGATTGATGCTTTTTTAAAGGTTGTTCAAAAAGTAGAATAG
- a CDS encoding ABC transporter permease codes for MSIPVSYSLRNLSTRRLTTTLTTLGMALVTFVFATTLMLAEGLRKTLVNTGSYDNVIVLRRASNSEIQSGIDRYQASVVETQPEIAIGENGQRLVSKEMVVIINLQKRRSEKPSNVTIRGISNQSLFLRQQIKLVKGRMPKMGSSEIAVGESIARRFKGCDIGEKLYFGMRNWTIVGIFSAGNTGFSSEIWGDTDQFMQAFRRPVYSSITFKLHDYAEFNKLKERIENDPRLTLEAKREVKYYADQSELMTKFLSILGLSLTAIFSIGAMIGATITMYAAVANRISEIGTLRAIGFQRMSILVAFLMESMLMSFIGGSLGLFFASFMQFLTISTLNWQTFSELAFSFTLTTEIAYKSIIFSLIMGFTGGVLPAYRASKMNIVEALRAR; via the coding sequence ATGAGTATACCCGTATCATATAGCCTCCGCAATCTCAGTACAAGGCGTCTTACAACCACTCTGACTACTTTGGGAATGGCGCTTGTGACCTTTGTTTTTGCCACAACCCTCATGCTTGCTGAGGGCCTTCGTAAAACCCTCGTAAATACAGGTTCGTATGATAATGTAATTGTCCTCCGGCGTGCTTCCAATTCTGAGATACAAAGCGGAATAGACAGGTATCAGGCCTCCGTTGTCGAAACTCAGCCCGAAATCGCAATCGGAGAAAACGGACAAAGGCTCGTCTCCAAAGAAATGGTAGTTATCATAAACTTACAGAAAAGGAGAAGTGAAAAACCTTCAAATGTTACCATTAGAGGAATTAGCAATCAGTCTCTCTTCCTGAGGCAACAGATAAAATTGGTTAAAGGCCGTATGCCAAAAATGGGATCATCAGAAATTGCTGTAGGTGAAAGCATTGCAAGGAGATTTAAGGGATGCGATATTGGTGAAAAACTCTATTTTGGTATGAGGAATTGGACTATCGTGGGTATATTTAGTGCAGGCAATACCGGATTTAGTTCAGAGATATGGGGAGATACCGATCAGTTTATGCAAGCATTCCGTAGACCCGTCTATTCATCCATTACCTTTAAACTTCATGACTATGCAGAATTTAATAAACTTAAGGAGAGAATCGAGAACGATCCAAGACTGACGCTAGAGGCGAAGCGGGAAGTAAAATATTACGCTGATCAATCAGAACTCATGACTAAATTTCTCAGCATATTGGGATTATCTCTAACAGCAATATTTTCAATTGGCGCAATGATTGGAGCAACGATTACCATGTATGCTGCGGTGGCAAATCGTATCAGCGAGATTGGCACATTACGAGCAATCGGGTTTCAACGAATGAGTATCCTGGTTGCCTTTCTGATGGAGTCCATGTTGATGAGCTTTATCGGTGGATCTCTGGGGCTCTTTTTTGCCTCTTTCATGCAATTCCTCACTATATCAACCCTTAACTGGCAAACCTTTTCGGAACTTGCATTCTCATTTACCTTAACCACGGAAATTGCCTATAAATCTATAATCTTTTCCCTGATTATGGGTTTTACCGGAGGAGTTCTTCCAGCGTACCGTGCATCAAAAATGAATATCGTAGAAGCATTAAGGGCAAGGTAG
- a CDS encoding FtsX-like permease family protein gives MLKLIFRNAFRHKLRTCLTILGITIAILAFGILRTLVNAWYSGVEASSSARLITRNAISLVFSLPLSYKEKIRGIPGVKNVSYAIWFNGTYISEKNFIPNFAIDPKTFLELYPEYTLHEDQKAAFLRDRMAAIAGRKVAERFSWKIGDTIPLKGTNFPGTWNFILRGIYHGAEKSTDETQLFFHWDYLNESLKKTTPNRADQVGIYIIGITNPNLAPEVSEAIDKTFKNSLAETMTETEKAFQLSFVSMTEAIVTVIQLVSFMVIIIIIAVVANTMVMTARERIGEYAIMKTLGFGGWHLAILIFGESLFITMVGCTLGILLTFPSAKIFGVKIGAYFPVFHVSINTIFLDIGAAILVSLIAAIFPTWHAVKIRVAEGLRRIG, from the coding sequence ATGCTTAAACTTATATTTAGAAATGCGTTTCGCCATAAATTGCGCACGTGTCTAACCATACTTGGTATAACTATTGCAATTTTGGCATTTGGCATATTGAGAACCCTTGTAAATGCATGGTATTCAGGGGTGGAAGCCTCCTCTTCAGCCCGCCTTATCACGAGAAACGCCATATCCCTTGTCTTTTCTCTTCCTCTATCTTATAAAGAGAAGATCCGTGGAATCCCAGGGGTAAAGAATGTATCCTATGCTATATGGTTTAATGGCACCTACATATCCGAAAAAAACTTTATACCGAATTTTGCCATAGATCCAAAAACATTCCTGGAATTATATCCGGAATATACATTGCATGAAGACCAAAAAGCCGCATTTCTCCGTGATCGAATGGCGGCCATTGCCGGCCGAAAAGTGGCAGAAAGATTCTCATGGAAGATCGGCGATACCATTCCCTTGAAAGGAACCAACTTCCCGGGTACATGGAATTTCATCTTGCGAGGCATATACCACGGGGCTGAAAAAAGCACTGACGAAACGCAACTGTTTTTTCATTGGGATTATCTCAATGAAAGTTTAAAAAAAACAACGCCAAACCGGGCTGACCAGGTAGGTATTTATATAATAGGAATAACAAATCCTAATTTGGCACCCGAAGTATCTGAGGCAATAGATAAGACATTTAAAAATTCTCTTGCAGAAACTATGACCGAGACGGAAAAAGCTTTCCAATTGAGTTTCGTTTCCATGACTGAGGCTATTGTCACGGTAATCCAATTAGTCTCTTTTATGGTGATTATCATTATCATAGCAGTGGTAGCAAATACTATGGTCATGACTGCGCGTGAGCGGATAGGAGAGTATGCTATCATGAAGACACTTGGATTTGGTGGCTGGCATTTAGCAATCCTTATATTTGGTGAATCCCTTTTTATCACCATGGTTGGATGTACACTTGGCATTCTTCTTACATTCCCGAGCGCAAAGATCTTTGGCGTTAAAATAGGCGCTTATTTCCCCGTATTTCATGTATCAATAAATACCATTTTCCTTGATATAGGAGCTGCTATTCTGGTTAGTCTGATAGCAGCAATTTTTCCTACGTGGCATGCCGTGAAAATCAGGGTAGCTGAAGGTTTGAGGAGAATAGGATAA
- a CDS encoding ABC transporter ATP-binding protein, with protein sequence MEDTKQPIVEIRNLSKSYHRGSEIIPVLENINFDIPEGEFLALMGPSGSGKSTLLNLIAGIDKADSGTIHVGGIDITSLTETDLTRWRAVNVGFIFQFYNLIPVLTAFENVELPLLLTWLSRKERREHVEAALHMVNLADRMAHYPGQLSGGQQQRVAIARAIVTDPTILVADEPTGDLDRTSAGDILGLMALLNREFGKTIIMVTHDPHAAEKAHIIRRLEKGILNVHA encoded by the coding sequence ATGGAAGACACAAAACAGCCAATCGTTGAGATAAGAAATCTCTCAAAATCCTACCATCGTGGATCCGAGATAATACCCGTTTTGGAGAACATCAATTTTGACATCCCCGAAGGGGAGTTCCTTGCTTTAATGGGGCCTTCCGGATCAGGTAAGAGTACCCTGCTCAATCTCATTGCAGGTATTGATAAGGCTGACAGTGGCACTATACATGTTGGCGGAATAGATATCACCTCATTGACAGAAACCGATCTGACCCGATGGCGCGCTGTTAACGTAGGGTTTATCTTTCAATTTTACAATCTCATTCCCGTGCTCACTGCATTCGAGAATGTGGAACTGCCCCTCCTTTTAACCTGGCTTTCCCGAAAAGAAAGACGAGAACATGTGGAAGCGGCTCTTCACATGGTTAACCTTGCTGACCGGATGGCTCATTATCCTGGTCAGTTATCCGGGGGCCAGCAGCAGCGTGTTGCCATAGCCCGCGCTATTGTCACTGACCCAACAATACTGGTAGCAGACGAACCAACCGGTGACCTTGACAGAACATCCGCAGGAGACATATTAGGGCTTATGGCCCTTTTAAACCGCGAATTCGGTAAAACAATTATCATGGTTACTCATGATCCTCATGCAGCAGAAAAGGCACACATAATCAGAAGGCTTGAAAAGGGTATCCTTAATGTACATGCTTAA
- a CDS encoding peptidylprolyl isomerase codes for MFIRYTIILLLVIFTASSSFCSGAMIDMDKNSINSIRAIVDDEIITHEEVIKHAAVAIKEAQERYRENELMDKIEEILRDTLDEMINRKVLIKEANRLFSTNELMMKDVEKDLDSFVKGAVKKVGSLSKYYEIAESQGINPIEKRNALKEDIMIDKIMKENVYDRVKIQPKLLRRYYCENIDEFRQKKEVKLRHIMIKFSAHKGNKEETFSVAQQIMSRIKKGESFSALAKQYSEGPNAENGGLWSFEEVSELRKDLRDVVYSLKDNECSKIIESSVGYHIFKVELIKPEKIQAFEAVQDEIYKKIYREETTRLKNQYINSLKTGVFVQIID; via the coding sequence ATGTTTATAAGATATACCATAATACTCTTATTGGTTATTTTTACCGCTTCTTCCTCTTTCTGCTCCGGGGCAATGATTGATATGGATAAAAACAGTATTAATTCAATTAGGGCTATTGTAGATGATGAGATTATTACCCATGAAGAAGTTATTAAACATGCTGCAGTAGCCATCAAAGAAGCACAAGAACGATACAGAGAGAATGAATTAATGGATAAAATTGAAGAAATACTGAGAGATACGCTGGATGAAATGATTAACAGGAAGGTACTTATTAAAGAGGCGAATCGTTTATTTAGTACCAATGAGCTTATGATGAAAGATGTAGAGAAAGATTTGGATTCCTTTGTGAAAGGTGCCGTGAAGAAAGTAGGTTCTTTATCAAAATATTATGAAATTGCTGAATCTCAGGGGATCAATCCTATCGAGAAGAGGAATGCATTAAAAGAGGATATTATGATAGACAAGATCATGAAGGAGAATGTCTATGACAGGGTTAAAATCCAGCCTAAATTATTGAGGCGTTATTACTGTGAGAATATTGATGAATTCCGTCAGAAGAAAGAAGTAAAATTACGACATATCATGATAAAGTTCTCTGCTCATAAGGGCAATAAAGAAGAGACATTCTCTGTAGCACAACAGATTATGAGCCGTATCAAAAAGGGCGAGAGCTTCTCAGCCCTGGCTAAGCAATATTCAGAGGGTCCTAATGCAGAAAATGGTGGTTTGTGGAGCTTTGAAGAAGTTAGTGAGTTAAGAAAAGACCTTAGAGATGTCGTTTATAGTCTAAAGGATAATGAGTGCAGTAAGATTATCGAATCATCCGTTGGATATCATATTTTTAAAGTAGAACTGATAAAACCAGAAAAGATTCAGGCATTTGAAGCAGTGCAGGATGAAATTTATAAGAAAATTTATCGGGAAGAGACTACGAGGTTAAAAAATCAATATATTAATAGCTTGAAGACGGGAGTTTTTGTTCAGATTATTGATTGA